GGTTGTTTTGGGATTTCTATAGTATCTAAGAAGACAAGAGGTGGATTTCGATTTAATAAGATTCAAACTCAAGGGTTAATGAATTGTTTTCAAAGTATATGTGATTTATAAGTATGACTGAGGTGACATCTAGAAAGGGATTCAATGCGGTACTTGTTCTGGATTTTATAAATAAACATTAAAATGAGAAAGGGAGTTTTAACTATGAAGAAAGTAAAATCGGTAGCGTTTAACGTAGCAGATCCTATGGAGTTTGACCTATATCACTACGCAGCTAAGCAGCAGTATTTTAGCACTTACATAAAAAGATTAATCCAAAGAGATATGGAAGATGGAAAGAGAATCATGCTTGAGATGGAACAAGCTAGCGAGATCTACTCGAAGAAAAACTAAGGAGCTTACCTATAGAGGTGGGCTCTTTTTTATACTCGAAAGAATCAGACAAGCATAATCCCGTCCTAAATTTAGAACGGGGTTAAAAATATAGTTGTTTAATTTTTGATGTAAACGGCTCACGGGAATGTGATTCCGCGAATTGTACGAAGCATCGCGGCAACCTCATTAACCATACTGTGGGTCTTTTCAATAGTGTTACAACTAGCCATTGTAATTTCTAAGAATATTTCATTTTCCATAGGAAAATGGGTAACGTAAAGCATGCAATCGTCTTTATAACCTACTACCCAACCTTTTTGAGGATAAACTGTTGGTGGAAAATGAAAATGAGGAGAATCACTTCTACTAACATTAGAAAATCCCATTTTTTCCAAGTTACCTGCAATAATACTCCGCACTCTGCCAACTTTTGTTTTACCAGAAAGTAATTGCCCAGATACTCCCGCCGAGGAGGGGGACGAACCGAAGCTGCCAACATGCCGAGTCGAGATATACGTGATTAATGGTACTGCCATAGAATTCCCTCCTAGTTAATCAATAATATAGCTTGGATATTCTATTCGCCGGGCTATAAGCTCAACAGCATGAACCACACTTTGGGCATCTTCTAGAGTGTTTCCAGAACCAACCATAATTTGATAGTATCGATTTGGTCCTGAAACCATAAAAAATTGTATTATGACAGTAGCACCGTTTGTTTCGCTTTCACCAATAACACCTTGTTGATAAAAATTTATATTTGTAAATCTTGAACGCATCATCTCGTCTACAATCAACTGCTTAAATTTCATAAGGTCATGAAGTATAGGTCGTTGATATCCTTGAGGATATACTACCGGCATAAAATTCCCCCCATTAGAGTTTCAACTTTTCAATTGAATATATTCGATATGAAAGTACTTTATGTATGGATATGGCGTATTAGCCCATCCCTTTTGTTCAAGTAACAGGTGGTTTTCTTGAATGTGATTTGTATATTGATTTTCAACAATCGGGCGCTTTAATTCTAAGGTACAGCAAAGAAGATCCTTAGAGGGCTATTAGAAAAAACTGCTTAGGTGAGGGGGCACGATTCGCTCAGTCCTTACCGAAGGAGGTACTCAAGAGAAAGAGTACATCAACGAGTGGAACTTGAATCGCTTAATTATAAAGTCAAAACTACCTAGTGCATAACGCTTCGAAAGATGGGTATTTAATGAAGTACTACCAAGCTTACGACAAAATAAAGGTTATGTAGTTGAGACTAGCGAGACTGAGTTTATCGAGAAACACTTTACAGGGTTATCTGATAATCTAAAGAGAATGATGGTTATGGAGTTAAATGAGAATAAAAAGAAGTTACACGAAGAGATTAAGCAAAAGAACGATATCATCTCAGTATTACAGCCAAAAACAAACTTCTGAGTACATAATTCTTGAGTATAAGGGAGATCAATCGGTTAGTGGTGTCATGTTAATGTTCGAAGATGATATGTTAACTGGAAAAGATAAATACGAATTTGAGAAGGAGAGCCAATAGGTTCTCTTTTTTTTGCATTCTCGAGTGAACCACGAGGTGTGACTTTTAGGTTACCGCTGTTGAATTTCAATTACCGTATTTAGATTACTAATTCAAAACAGTAGAGCGACACGAGACAGCAACCTCAAAAGTTTTTCTCATATAGTTTCGCTCAGAGACCACTTAACGTTTCAAACACCTAAAGGCAATACATGAGTAAAACTATTCGAAAAGTTTTCAATAAGTATAAAACCAGTAGTACCAAAGGTTTGGCGATTCATGAGTCGGACGCAGAGGGTAAGTTCGACAGGGAATGACTTGAAAAATGTGACACTTGTAGTGATTACTGTATGAGGACAAAATTTAAGAGTTTTGTCACAGTTTTTCTATTTATATATATGAAGGACCAGAAAGAGAAAAAGCTATATCTCACAATATAGTATTCTCTGATATGCAACTCTTCTGGTAACTACAGTTATGAAGGGGAAAAATGAGGAAAATTATTTTCCTCCAAAGAATGCTAACTCTTTTGTCACACAAGACTCATATTAGTTTATGTAAGGTGAATTTAAGAGTCTTGTAACACTTTCCGTACATCTTTTATGAGGACAAAAATTTAAGAGTTTTGTCACAGTTTTGCTATCTACACTTATGAGGGCACAAAAAAAGACTTTTTCTAATTTAATGCTTCGAGGTGGATTCTAACTAGCTTATAAATAAATTATTTGTAGGTTGGTAGAGTTCATCTCTAGGGATATATTGAGTTGCTTCTTATTAGCGGATGCTGATTGAGGTTTATCACCTTTCTTCCTCATGAGTTCGCTGTGAAGCTTTTTGTTGTAAGTTACCTCCATTGCTTGGTTAGTCAGTTCGATCCCCCTTGAGCTGGCTCCCTTTTTGGAGAGTAGTTGGTAAACAAGCGAAACTAAACAAATTAACAACAAATAATATATAGGAGGCTACGAGATGGGATTCTATGTAGATATCAAAAGATTAACTTGCAAGAGAGGAATCACATTAGATCAACTCAGTGATAAAACAGGGATTCACAAGGCTAATCTTAGTAGAATGGCTTACGGAGAACCTGTAACAATGAGAACGGTCAATAAGATTGCTATAGCGTTAAACATTAAAGAAGCTAATGAATTGCTAACATTTAGAAAAGAAGAATACTAAAAAAGGGAAAGCAGGGAGGAGAAAACTAAATGGTTACTACAGAAATGACAGGTAAAGAATTAGTCGAAGCAGGATATGAACTTGTGAGTCTAGCTCAAAAGGAAGCCCGAAAGAAATACCTAAATAGTATGAGCCAACGAGATGGGAGACATTTTATCATGATGAAACGAGATAATTTCAAAGTAATCAAAGAGAATTTAACTTTACAGCAGCATGGAGTATTACTTTATTTAGCAACTTGTATGAAAATTAATCGAGGTGGGAAATTGTTCACTGAGAAAGGTGATCTACTAACAGTTAAACACTTGGTAGCAAGCTTAGATAAAACACGTTCTCAAGTTAATAAAACCCTATCAGAATTAGAATCTAATGGATTAATCACTCGTGAGACGGTAGGGAAAACAACTTATGTAAATATGACTGACGCAGTATTTGTTTGTGAGAAATTAAAAGAGGAATACAAGGTAGTTAAAATCTTCAAAGCTCACCTACAAGAGAAAGCAAAGTCTATCTCGTTAAATGCTCTAGGGTTGTTTGGAATGATGCTTTCTTATATGAGTTGGAATACTAACTTAATTGTTGAGAATCCTGATGAGGAAGAAACTAGTAGGATTGTACTCTTAAAGCGTAAGCACCTAGAGGGGTTGCTTGGACTGTCTCGGCCTACTGTTAAAAAGTTAATGGACGAGTTAGGGAAGAATCGCTTGATTGTAGAGATTAAGTCGGTCACAGAAGCTATCTGTTTAGATCCTAAAGCAGTAAGTCGTCAAGCTAAAAAGATTACTTTGGAGGAACTACTGGATAATATCGAGAAAGCCTCCTTCTCTAAAGATAACTTCAAGAAATAAAACTACAGAATTCATCACCGTAACATTACCACAGAGAAATTTCAAAAGTAAAACCCTAATAGTATCACCTTAAGGGAAAAACAAAGGAGATAAATCATGATGAATAACTTACTAGTGTTTGACCATGAAGAATTAGGACAAGTTAGAAGTATCAAACAAGGAGAAGAAATTTACTTTGTAGCTAAAGATGTATCAGACATTTTAGAGTTTAGGGACGCATACACCGCTACTAGAGGGCTGGACGATGATGAAAAGCTCTTACACACAATTTATGTAGCAGGTCAAAACAGAGAAGTAACACTTATTAACGAGTCAGGTCTCTACGGTTTAATTCTAACGAGTCGCAAGCCACAAGCTAAAGCCTTTAAGAAATGGATTACCAGTGAGGTGCTACCTAGTATCCGTAAAGATGGTGGCTATCTTGTAACAACTGAGGAAGATGATGAACAAGCTATCATGGCTAAAGCGTTATTGCTAGCTCAGAGAACACTCGAAAGAAAGAATGTACAACTTAAGCAAGCTGAGGAGACTATTAAGATACAAGTTCCAAAGGTTGAATACACTGACAAGGTTCTTTCCACAGAAGGATACTACACAGCAACCGAGGTAGCAAAGATATTTGGTATGCGATCACCTCAAGGGTTGTATAACAAGTTAGTGGATAAGAAAATTATCTATAAGAGCAGAAAAAAGAATTACCTCCACAAAGCAGAGTATTCATTCCTAAGAGATGAGAATTACATCAGATACCAAACTACAGCGTTCGGACTTCAAATGTTGTTCTCCGAGTTGGGACGCTATTGGATTGCTCAACAGTTAGGAATTATTACTCAGTAATCCCCACGTAGTACAACTTCTAAAATATTAATCCTCATAATTCCCCATGAGGTGGCGAACCCAAACTAATTAAAACTAAGGAGATGTGATCATTTATGTTAAACAAATTATTCGGCTCAAACAAAAAGGTTAAAACTGTAGAGGCTGCACAGAGCGATTTAAATAAAGTTGATGAGCTAGTTGTTTCCTTGGAAACTAAACGGAATGAGCTACAAAGTACTATCTCTAAAATCAACAATGCTATGAATATCATCGAGGCAACTATTCTGATTGACCCTAGCAACGCAAACTTAAATACAAAAGCAAAAGGTGAGAAGCAACTAGGGGAGTTAAACAACGAGGTTCAATCAGTGCAAGCTGAGCTAGATAAAGCTAGAGAACAACGCCAGGAAGCACAGCAAGCCTACGTACACTCAAAAGGTGAGCAAGTGAAGAAAGAACATATTGAGGCTTCTGCTAAGGATAAAGCTACTTATCACTTATCAGACTTTGCAGAGCGACTAGGTAAAGATTGCTTTGCAGGTAAAGGCTACGAGGATTTAGGCTTGGCATTCGGCTTTGGAGAAACTAAGTCATTCCATCCAGATAGTGAAGAGTTCAAGTACATTCAGGAGTTAGGTAAAGAGATTAATAGCGAGTCAGATAAGAAAGGTGAGGCGATTGTTATTGAAGCTCTACAAGCAATGTTGACCGTCCTCAATAAGCATGGCATTGAGTTAACTGAGAAGGGTAACAGCTTAATGAAACACTTTAAAGCAGAAACTAACAAATAATAACTGACAGCAACTCTGCCTTGCTGGTGGCACTGGTGAGGCAGGCAATCTATTAAACTACAGAGGTGAAAACACATGAGTTACAAACGACACGAATTGAATTTAATCGAGTCCTTTTCAGAAGGTATTAAACAAGGTGAAGACCTAGTGAAAGACGCTGAATTGTTCTCGGTAGGCACTCACAGAGGTCAAAAGTATGAGGTAGTAGATCTACAGAGGTTAGCCAATAATTTTAATGCTGAGGAGCAGATACCTATTCAGTTAGATCACTCAGAGTCAATCAAGGATACTGTAGGCTTTCTTGAAGAGGTAAAAGTTCAAGGGGATAAGCTTATTGGCAAACTGCGAGTAATCGATGAGTTCACTAAAGAACGTATCTCCAAAAAGTTAATGAAGAAACTCTCTATCTCATTCTACACAAACAATGAAGGTAAACCTGAGAAGCTACGTGAGGTTCCTCTAGTGGCCTTCCCTCAAGTTAAAACCGCTCAACTATTCCATGAGAACGGCAACTCGATAGCTGATCTACAGCGTAAAGCTGATATTCTCTCACGAGAAGCAAATCTACTATTACAATACTCAGAGATACGAAATAAGGCTCAACGATTGGAGTTAGGGCTAAAACCGTTAACTAAGGAATTCAATAAGCGAGAAGCACCTAAGAAGCCGACAACTCGTGAGATTGAAGCTGCCAAGAAGGCTCAAGAAGAATTTGACAAGTTCTATGCAGAATACACAAGTAATCTACATTGGAGTAACTAACGAGGTGATACTAATGAATAAACCAGCACCAAGAAAAGGAGCTAGACCATCTAAATTAGATGATCCAAGACTGAAAGCTTTAGCTGAGAAGGTTGCGGTTGCCAAGGAGAAAGACAATCAGGAAGCTCTCAAGAAACTCCGTAGCCAGCTCAAGAAGGAACCGACTATATGCGGTGCTATCAAGGGTGACGGTAGGTTGTGCCTGAGAAAGCCACACATTAAAGAGGATGGTTCTACTAATGGAAAATGTCCGTTCCATGGCGGTAAGTCTACCGGGCAAAAAACTGAGGAGGGGAGGAAGAAAGCTATGGCAAATTTAAACCCCAGAGCTAACCTTATTCACGGAGCTTACTCAAAAGAATTCAAAGAGATGCTATCTCAAGGGGAGACTGACTTGTACAACGGGTTAATGGATTACTACATTGAAAACTATGAGGTCGATCCGTTTAACCTTGTACTCGTAGACCGATTTGCTATCAATACTGTTAAATCTATGAGAATGGACTCTAAGGACTTCTTGCGAGATAGCAAAGCTTACAACGATACTGAGGTAAAACTTATCCGTTTCGCTGAGTCCCTAGGATTGAACCAAAAGTTTAAGCAATCTAAGGAACATAAAGATAACGCTAGTAAAGTAGATCTTAATGCGTTATTTGACATGGGAAATGAACAGTAAGTAAATATATGAGATGGCGACCCACTAGGCACACTTTGCAGGTAGAAAAACAGTCGTCCTCAGTGTTAAATCCTAGGAAATTAGTGAATTTGACTACAAGAGAGAAGCTTTCAAGCCTCACAATAAATACAAACAAGCTACTAAGCGAGCTTAAGGAGGAGATGCTTATGAGCAGACACATTACTTA
This sequence is a window from Bacillus pseudomycoides DSM 12442. Protein-coding genes within it:
- a CDS encoding MarR family transcriptional regulator encodes the protein MVTTEMTGKELVEAGYELVSLAQKEARKKYLNSMSQRDGRHFIMMKRDNFKVIKENLTLQQHGVLLYLATCMKINRGGKLFTEKGDLLTVKHLVASLDKTRSQVNKTLSELESNGLITRETVGKTTYVNMTDAVFVCEKLKEEYKVVKIFKAHLQEKAKSISLNALGLFGMMLSYMSWNTNLIVENPDEEETSRIVLLKRKHLEGLLGLSRPTVKKLMDELGKNRLIVEIKSVTEAICLDPKAVSRQAKKITLEELLDNIEKASFSKDNFKK
- a CDS encoding BRO family protein is translated as MNNLLVFDHEELGQVRSIKQGEEIYFVAKDVSDILEFRDAYTATRGLDDDEKLLHTIYVAGQNREVTLINESGLYGLILTSRKPQAKAFKKWITSEVLPSIRKDGGYLVTTEEDDEQAIMAKALLLAQRTLERKNVQLKQAEETIKIQVPKVEYTDKVLSTEGYYTATEVAKIFGMRSPQGLYNKLVDKKIIYKSRKKNYLHKAEYSFLRDENYIRYQTTAFGLQMLFSELGRYWIAQQLGIITQ
- a CDS encoding helix-turn-helix domain-containing protein, producing the protein MGFYVDIKRLTCKRGITLDQLSDKTGIHKANLSRMAYGEPVTMRTVNKIAIALNIKEANELLTFRKEEY
- a CDS encoding HGGxSTG domain-containing protein; amino-acid sequence: MNKPAPRKGARPSKLDDPRLKALAEKVAVAKEKDNQEALKKLRSQLKKEPTICGAIKGDGRLCLRKPHIKEDGSTNGKCPFHGGKSTGQKTEEGRKKAMANLNPRANLIHGAYSKEFKEMLSQGETDLYNGLMDYYIENYEVDPFNLVLVDRFAINTVKSMRMDSKDFLRDSKAYNDTEVKLIRFAESLGLNQKFKQSKEHKDNASKVDLNALFDMGNEQ